A part of Amphiprion ocellaris isolate individual 3 ecotype Okinawa chromosome 16, ASM2253959v1, whole genome shotgun sequence genomic DNA contains:
- the b3galnt2 gene encoding UDP-GalNAc:beta-1,3-N-acetylgalactosaminyltransferase 2 isoform X2, protein MRRLALILLPCAVAVLVHLWLAQRPSFSPLDNNTLSDEPLPFYEVLVGVLSARHHYELRQAIRETWLGYLQDHPHFQHRVGVKFIVGEHGCPIPEEDREDPYSCSLLNFTEPGQDADIEIVTVSDPSVLAPSDVSAIALDFKVLHPVVITRLGMFPSGTRPELQSNVTVKLLQLDQEEAVVTARFSSISTGTMVNWVWYKPVEQFILPKGFEGTLVWESLDSAALTTVNSSSVKLNDGGGVLKFSSIAEGILPHRSALGFPGLAGGFTFTIYDGDGLSGLLRGRPARMEHHASRLRQEDATLQEESLRHGDIVFVDVVDTYRNVPSKLLQFYKWSVGNADFNLLLKTDDDCYIDVDSVLMKIDHKGLKRSNFWWGNFRQSWAVDRIGKWQELEYASPAYPAFACGSGYVVSRDLVQWLASNAEKLKAYQGEDVSMGIWMAAVGPQKYQDPGWLCEKECYLDMLSSPQHTAKELHILWDRKRVCGDPCGCPWDH, encoded by the exons ATGCGGAGGCTAGCGCTCATTCTGCTGCCCTGTGCTGTCGCCGTCCTGGTGCACTTGTGGTTGGCACAACGACCCTCCTTCTCCCCGCTGGACAACAACACACTCTCGG ATGAACCACTACCTTTCTATGAAGTTCTGGTGGGAGTGCTGTCAGCGAGACACCATTATGAACTGCGACAAGCGATAAGAGAGACATGGCTGGGCTACCTCCAAGATCACCCCCACTTCCAGCACAG ggTAGGGGTGAAGTTTATCGTGGGTGAACATGGGTGTCCCATtccagaggaggacagagaggatCCATACTCCTGCTCCCTGCTGAACTTCACCGAGCCAG GGCAGGATGCAGACATAGAGATTGTGACCGTGTCGGACCCCTCGGTGCTCGCCCCCTCTGACGTGTCCGCCATCGCCCTGGATTTTAAGGTCCTCCACCCAGTGGTGATAACAAGACTGGGGATGTTTCCCAGCGGGACCCGGCCTGAGCTTCAAAGCAACGTGACGGTGAAGCTTCTCCAGCTGGACCAGGAG GAGGCTGTGGTTACTGCTCGCTTCAGCTCCATCAGCACTGGGACCATGGTGAACTGGGTGTGGTACAAACCAGTGGAGCAGTTCATCTTGCCTAAG GGTTTCGAGGGGACACTGGTTTGGGAGAGTCTGGACTCGGCTGCATTGACCACAGTCAACTCCTCCTCCGTGAAGCTCAATGATGGAGGAGGTGTTCTCAAGTTCTCCTCT ATTGCAGAGGGCATATTGCCTCATAGAAGTGCTCTTGGATTTCCTGGCCTGGCCGGGGGGTTCACATTCACTATCTACG ATGGGGACGGTCTGTCGGGGCTCCTGCGGGGCCGCCCAGCCAGGATGGAGCACCATGCCTCCAGGCTGAGGCAGGAGGATGCCACCTTGCAGGAGGAGAGCCTGAGGCACGGAGACATTGTGTTCGTAGACGTGGTAGACACCTACAGGAACGTGCCTTCCAAACTGCTTCAATTCTATAAATG GTCTGTGGGAAATGCTGACTTTAATCTACTGCTGAAGACGGATGATGATTGTTACATCGATGTGGACTCAGTATTAATGAAGATTGACCACAAGGGTCTCAAACGCAGCAATTTCTGGTGGGGGAA TTTCAGGCAGAGCTGGGCAGTGGATCGCATCGGGAAGTGGCAGGAGTTGGAGTATGCCAGTCCGGCCTACCCGGCGTTTGCCTGCGGCTCCGGCTACGTGGTCTCTCGTGACCTGGTCCAGTGGCTCGCCAGTAATGCAGAGAAACTGAAGGCCTACCAG GGAGAGGATGTGAGCATGGGGATATGGATGGCAGCTGTTGGACCACAGAAATATCAG GACCCCGGCTGGCTGTGTGAGAAAGAGTGCTACCTGGACATGCTGTCGTCTCCTCAGCACACAGCCAAGGAGCTGCACATCCTCTGGGACAGAAAGAGGGTCTGTGGAGACCCCTGCGGCTGTCCCTGGGACCACTGA
- the b3galnt2 gene encoding UDP-GalNAc:beta-1,3-N-acetylgalactosaminyltransferase 2 isoform X1: MRRLALILLPCAVAVLVHLWLAQRPSFSPLDNNTLSDEPLPFYEVLVGVLSARHHYELRQAIRETWLGYLQDHPHFQHRVGVKFIVGEHGCPIPEEDREDPYSCSLLNFTEPVTGQDADIEIVTVSDPSVLAPSDVSAIALDFKVLHPVVITRLGMFPSGTRPELQSNVTVKLLQLDQEEAVVTARFSSISTGTMVNWVWYKPVEQFILPKGFEGTLVWESLDSAALTTVNSSSVKLNDGGGVLKFSSIAEGILPHRSALGFPGLAGGFTFTIYDGDGLSGLLRGRPARMEHHASRLRQEDATLQEESLRHGDIVFVDVVDTYRNVPSKLLQFYKWSVGNADFNLLLKTDDDCYIDVDSVLMKIDHKGLKRSNFWWGNFRQSWAVDRIGKWQELEYASPAYPAFACGSGYVVSRDLVQWLASNAEKLKAYQGEDVSMGIWMAAVGPQKYQDPGWLCEKECYLDMLSSPQHTAKELHILWDRKRVCGDPCGCPWDH, translated from the exons ATGCGGAGGCTAGCGCTCATTCTGCTGCCCTGTGCTGTCGCCGTCCTGGTGCACTTGTGGTTGGCACAACGACCCTCCTTCTCCCCGCTGGACAACAACACACTCTCGG ATGAACCACTACCTTTCTATGAAGTTCTGGTGGGAGTGCTGTCAGCGAGACACCATTATGAACTGCGACAAGCGATAAGAGAGACATGGCTGGGCTACCTCCAAGATCACCCCCACTTCCAGCACAG ggTAGGGGTGAAGTTTATCGTGGGTGAACATGGGTGTCCCATtccagaggaggacagagaggatCCATACTCCTGCTCCCTGCTGAACTTCACCGAGCCAG TAACAGGGCAGGATGCAGACATAGAGATTGTGACCGTGTCGGACCCCTCGGTGCTCGCCCCCTCTGACGTGTCCGCCATCGCCCTGGATTTTAAGGTCCTCCACCCAGTGGTGATAACAAGACTGGGGATGTTTCCCAGCGGGACCCGGCCTGAGCTTCAAAGCAACGTGACGGTGAAGCTTCTCCAGCTGGACCAGGAG GAGGCTGTGGTTACTGCTCGCTTCAGCTCCATCAGCACTGGGACCATGGTGAACTGGGTGTGGTACAAACCAGTGGAGCAGTTCATCTTGCCTAAG GGTTTCGAGGGGACACTGGTTTGGGAGAGTCTGGACTCGGCTGCATTGACCACAGTCAACTCCTCCTCCGTGAAGCTCAATGATGGAGGAGGTGTTCTCAAGTTCTCCTCT ATTGCAGAGGGCATATTGCCTCATAGAAGTGCTCTTGGATTTCCTGGCCTGGCCGGGGGGTTCACATTCACTATCTACG ATGGGGACGGTCTGTCGGGGCTCCTGCGGGGCCGCCCAGCCAGGATGGAGCACCATGCCTCCAGGCTGAGGCAGGAGGATGCCACCTTGCAGGAGGAGAGCCTGAGGCACGGAGACATTGTGTTCGTAGACGTGGTAGACACCTACAGGAACGTGCCTTCCAAACTGCTTCAATTCTATAAATG GTCTGTGGGAAATGCTGACTTTAATCTACTGCTGAAGACGGATGATGATTGTTACATCGATGTGGACTCAGTATTAATGAAGATTGACCACAAGGGTCTCAAACGCAGCAATTTCTGGTGGGGGAA TTTCAGGCAGAGCTGGGCAGTGGATCGCATCGGGAAGTGGCAGGAGTTGGAGTATGCCAGTCCGGCCTACCCGGCGTTTGCCTGCGGCTCCGGCTACGTGGTCTCTCGTGACCTGGTCCAGTGGCTCGCCAGTAATGCAGAGAAACTGAAGGCCTACCAG GGAGAGGATGTGAGCATGGGGATATGGATGGCAGCTGTTGGACCACAGAAATATCAG GACCCCGGCTGGCTGTGTGAGAAAGAGTGCTACCTGGACATGCTGTCGTCTCCTCAGCACACAGCCAAGGAGCTGCACATCCTCTGGGACAGAAAGAGGGTCTGTGGAGACCCCTGCGGCTGTCCCTGGGACCACTGA